A window of Candidatus Pantoea floridensis contains these coding sequences:
- the lysA gene encoding diaminopimelate decarboxylase produces the protein MPRPLNNTETALTAAHLLPLAQRYVGPFWAYDAAIIQQRIAQLSAFDVVRFAQKACSNIHILRLMRAAGVKVDSVSLGEIERAIAAGYQPGGEDIVFTADVFDQPTLARIAELKVPVNAGSVDMLHQLGELSPGHAVWLRINPGFGHGHSQKTNTGGENSKHGIWHSDLPLALAAIQQHGLHLVGLHMHIGSGVDYGHLQQVCDAMVDQVVAFGQDLEAISAGGGLSIPYRFGEEAIDTQHYYGLWNGARERIAAHLGHPVKLEIEPGRFLVAESGVLVSQVRAVKDMGSRHFVLVDAGFSDLMRPSMYGSYHHISLLPADGRALGDDTIESVVAGPLCESGDVFTQLEGGKVETRALPAAQVGDYLVFHDTGAYGASMSSNYNSRPLIPEVLFENGKVREIRRAQTIQELLALELHG, from the coding sequence ATGCCCCGTCCACTGAACAACACCGAAACGGCGTTAACCGCCGCCCATTTACTGCCGCTGGCGCAGCGTTATGTCGGTCCATTTTGGGCTTACGATGCGGCGATCATCCAGCAGCGCATTGCCCAGCTGAGCGCGTTCGACGTAGTGCGTTTTGCGCAGAAAGCCTGCTCCAATATTCACATTCTGCGGTTGATGCGTGCGGCGGGCGTTAAAGTGGATTCGGTATCGCTGGGGGAAATCGAGCGCGCCATCGCCGCCGGTTATCAGCCCGGGGGCGAAGATATCGTCTTCACCGCCGACGTGTTCGACCAGCCCACGCTGGCGCGCATCGCCGAGCTGAAGGTGCCGGTCAACGCCGGTTCAGTGGATATGCTGCATCAGCTGGGCGAACTGTCGCCGGGCCACGCGGTGTGGCTGCGCATCAATCCCGGTTTTGGTCATGGTCATAGCCAGAAAACCAACACCGGCGGCGAGAACAGCAAGCACGGCATCTGGCACAGCGATCTACCGCTGGCGCTGGCGGCGATCCAGCAGCATGGTCTGCATCTGGTGGGCTTGCATATGCACATCGGTTCCGGCGTGGATTACGGCCACCTGCAACAGGTGTGTGACGCGATGGTCGATCAGGTGGTGGCGTTTGGTCAGGACCTCGAGGCGATTTCCGCCGGCGGCGGTTTGTCGATTCCTTATCGTTTTGGTGAAGAGGCCATTGATACTCAACACTATTACGGCTTGTGGAACGGCGCGCGCGAGCGCATTGCTGCGCATCTTGGTCATCCGGTGAAGCTGGAGATTGAGCCGGGCCGCTTCCTCGTCGCGGAATCAGGCGTGCTGGTTTCACAGGTGCGGGCGGTGAAAGATATGGGCAGTCGCCATTTTGTGTTGGTTGATGCCGGTTTCAGCGATTTGATGCGCCCATCAATGTATGGCAGCTATCACCATATTTCGCTGCTGCCGGCAGATGGCCGTGCATTGGGTGATGACACGATTGAAAGTGTGGTGGCCGGTCCGCTGTGTGAATCGGGTGACGTGTTTACCCAGCTGGAAGGCGGCAAAGTGGAAACCCGTGCGCTGCCAGCGGCGCAGGTGGGTGATTATCTGGTGTTTCATGATACCGGCGCGTACGGCGCATCGATGTCGTCGAACTACAACAGCCGCCCGCTGATTCCGGAAGTGCTGTTTGAGAACGGCAAGGTGCGGGAAATTCGTCGCGCGCAGACCATTCAGGAACTGCTGGCGCTGGAACTGCACGGATGA
- a CDS encoding GNAT family N-acetyltransferase, protein MKIVALSAVPHHATQITDWLWQAFGDGTSREFYDSIVRSSLNGADFPVTFVALDGDTPLGTVGFWRCDLISRQDLYPWVAALFVEESARGKGLSEALQQHVIAFARQRGYDKLWLWSTFGGYYERFGWQYQCEALEFPDVRVKVYAREL, encoded by the coding sequence ATGAAGATCGTTGCGCTTAGCGCGGTGCCGCATCATGCCACACAGATCACCGATTGGTTGTGGCAGGCGTTTGGCGATGGCACCTCGCGCGAGTTTTACGACAGCATTGTGCGCAGCAGCCTCAACGGTGCCGATTTCCCGGTGACCTTTGTGGCGCTCGATGGCGATACGCCGCTGGGTACGGTGGGATTTTGGCGCTGCGATTTGATCAGTCGTCAGGATCTCTATCCGTGGGTGGCCGCGTTATTTGTTGAGGAATCCGCGCGCGGCAAGGGATTGAGCGAAGCGCTACAGCAGCATGTGATTGCGTTCGCGCGTCAGCGTGGGTATGACAAGCTGTGGTTATGGTCGACGTTTGGTGGTTATTACGAACGTTTTGGCTGGCAGTATCAGTGCGAGGCGCTGGAGTTCCCGGACGTGCGGGTGAAGGTGTACGCGCGGGAGTTGTAG
- a CDS encoding amino acid ABC transporter permease: MGLDQQVVAALPELGRGLLMTLLLTVLASLVSVVMGQLGCFLQLRRAWIWRTIGRLYVSVMRGTPAIVQLFVVFFTLPRLGLGGQPMLAAVIAIGLNSGAYVAEILRVNRSLVTRGQLEAARTLGLSRFLSWWYVINPQVMRASLPMLVNEFTILLKTTPLASVVALTELTYAGQIVIARTYEATQVLLLVAAGYLLIAMPLIAAARRLEAKRRMA; encoded by the coding sequence ATGGGGCTGGATCAACAGGTAGTGGCCGCGCTGCCGGAACTCGGACGCGGCCTGCTGATGACGTTGCTGCTCACCGTGCTGGCGTCGCTCGTCAGCGTAGTGATGGGGCAGCTTGGCTGCTTCCTGCAGCTGCGTCGCGCCTGGATCTGGCGCACCATCGGCCGCCTGTATGTCAGCGTGATGCGCGGCACCCCGGCGATTGTGCAGCTGTTTGTGGTGTTTTTCACCTTGCCGCGCCTGGGGTTGGGTGGCCAGCCGATGCTGGCGGCGGTGATTGCTATCGGCCTCAACAGCGGCGCTTACGTGGCGGAAATCCTGCGCGTTAATCGCAGTTTGGTGACGCGCGGGCAGCTTGAAGCGGCGCGCACGCTGGGCCTGAGCCGTTTTCTCAGCTGGTGGTATGTGATCAATCCACAGGTGATGCGCGCCAGCCTGCCGATGCTGGTCAACGAGTTCACCATTCTGCTAAAAACCACGCCGCTGGCCTCGGTGGTGGCGCTGACCGAGTTGACCTACGCCGGGCAAATCGTCATCGCCCGCACCTACGAAGCCACCCAGGTGCTGCTGCTGGTGGCGGCCGGATATCTGTTGATCGCCATGCCGTTGATTGCAGCGGCGCGGCGTCTGGAAGCAAAACGGAGGATGGCATAA
- a CDS encoding DUF1989 domain-containing protein codes for MSAEFQHREAITIPARYGKAVRLKQGEAVQVINLHGTQVVDCWAYNAEDVSEYMCMEATRVWNQRLNPKVGDSFITSQRHPILTLVADTSPGVHDTFMAACDARRYELLGCTEPHRNCHDNLFEGMRELGVTLPHGNLASFNIFMNIQVQPDGITLKTLPVVTKPGDYIVLRAEMDCFVAFSACPQDIVSIQGQGDNTPRDAELRILTSGFPQVQLKGAWVPA; via the coding sequence ATGTCAGCTGAATTTCAGCACCGTGAAGCGATTACCATCCCGGCACGCTACGGCAAAGCGGTGCGCCTGAAGCAGGGCGAAGCGGTACAGGTGATTAACCTGCACGGTACCCAGGTGGTAGATTGCTGGGCCTATAACGCCGAGGATGTGAGCGAATATATGTGTATGGAGGCGACGCGCGTGTGGAATCAGCGTCTCAATCCTAAAGTGGGCGACAGCTTCATCACCAGCCAGCGCCATCCGATTTTGACGCTGGTGGCGGATACGTCGCCCGGCGTGCACGATACCTTTATGGCCGCCTGCGACGCGCGGCGCTATGAGCTGCTCGGCTGTACCGAACCGCATCGCAACTGCCATGACAATCTGTTTGAGGGGATGCGCGAGCTGGGCGTGACGCTGCCGCACGGTAATCTGGCGTCATTTAATATCTTTATGAATATTCAGGTGCAGCCGGACGGCATTACGCTAAAGACGCTGCCGGTAGTGACCAAACCGGGCGACTACATCGTGCTGCGCGCCGAGATGGATTGTTTTGTGGCGTTCTCGGCCTGTCCGCAGGATATCGTTAGCATTCAGGGGCAGGGCGATAATACGCCGCGTGATGCCGAGCTGCGCATTTTGACCAGCGGATTCCCGCAGGTGCAGCTGAAGGGCGCGTGGGTTCCCGCGTAA
- a CDS encoding penicillin-binding transpeptidase domain-containing protein: MPPIKKFLGKDQIKAPFNPFRFRLICLGVFCCLVLLLICVGDLQLIKHPMLEHEADQRSLRTVTLPTNRGTLLDRDGQALALSVPARDIIADPMRVLEANPDFTSAKWAYLAAALNLRPEDLRAQITANPKKRFLYLGRKIELGIAKDIAELKLKGISSVYNDSRFYPMSEAAAPLIGIVGADSNGLNGIEKGFDHVLQGDPGKEVYRQDGEGNIIAMIDYQPPQQPPTVQLSIDKFDQFTLYSKLRDGVLLNKADSGAAVLVKIDTGEILAMASYPSFNPNNYENATPAQMRNSAINDSYEPGSTVKPLVVMEGLERHLVRADSVIDTTPYSVNGHLIRDVGHWPRLTMTGILQKSSDIGVSHIALAMPAEALVNTYQAFGLGKPTGLGLTGESVGYFPLHRERWADIERATFAFGYGLRVTPLQIAREYATLGSYGIYRPLSITKVTPPVLGKQVANPQVVQTVVHMLESDVLPGGTGVRAAVPGYRLATKTGTAEKMGSSGKYDGGYINYTAGIAPASHPEVALVVMINHPTAGDHFGGSVAAPIFGNIMGPVLKHMNVAPDAIYSKPPSDKSQ; encoded by the coding sequence ATGCCTCCTATTAAAAAATTTCTGGGAAAAGACCAGATCAAAGCCCCCTTTAACCCGTTTCGTTTTCGCCTGATTTGCCTCGGCGTTTTCTGCTGTCTGGTGCTATTACTGATCTGTGTCGGCGACCTGCAACTGATTAAACATCCGATGCTGGAACACGAGGCCGATCAGCGCTCGCTGCGCACCGTCACGCTGCCCACCAACCGTGGCACCTTGCTGGATCGCGATGGTCAGGCGCTGGCGCTGAGTGTGCCAGCGCGCGATATCATCGCCGATCCGATGCGCGTGCTGGAGGCCAATCCTGATTTCACCAGCGCCAAATGGGCCTATCTGGCGGCGGCGCTCAATCTGCGTCCGGAAGATCTGCGCGCGCAAATCACCGCTAACCCGAAAAAGCGCTTCCTTTATCTGGGACGCAAGATCGAACTCGGCATCGCTAAAGACATCGCCGAGCTGAAACTGAAAGGCATCAGCTCGGTGTATAACGACAGCCGTTTCTATCCGATGAGTGAAGCGGCCGCGCCGCTGATTGGTATCGTCGGCGCCGACAGCAATGGCCTGAACGGCATCGAAAAAGGCTTCGATCATGTGTTGCAGGGCGATCCGGGCAAAGAGGTTTATCGTCAGGATGGTGAAGGCAACATCATTGCGATGATCGATTACCAGCCGCCGCAGCAGCCGCCAACGGTGCAGCTCAGCATCGACAAATTCGACCAGTTCACGCTTTACAGCAAACTGCGCGACGGCGTGCTGCTCAACAAAGCGGATTCGGGCGCGGCGGTGCTGGTAAAAATCGATACCGGCGAAATTCTGGCGATGGCCTCTTATCCGTCTTTCAACCCGAACAATTATGAGAACGCCACGCCGGCACAGATGCGTAACTCGGCGATCAACGACAGCTACGAACCGGGCTCAACGGTGAAACCGCTGGTGGTGATGGAAGGGCTGGAGCGCCATTTGGTGCGCGCCGATTCGGTGATTGATACCACGCCCTACAGCGTAAATGGCCACCTGATCCGCGACGTTGGCCACTGGCCGCGACTTACCATGACCGGCATTTTGCAAAAATCGAGTGATATCGGCGTGTCGCACATTGCGCTGGCAATGCCCGCCGAAGCGCTGGTCAACACCTATCAGGCGTTTGGATTGGGTAAACCCACCGGACTGGGCCTGACCGGCGAAAGCGTCGGCTACTTCCCGCTGCATCGTGAACGCTGGGCCGACATCGAACGCGCTACCTTCGCTTTTGGCTACGGCCTGCGCGTGACGCCGCTGCAAATTGCCCGTGAATACGCCACGCTCGGTTCGTACGGTATTTATCGCCCGCTGTCGATCACCAAGGTGACGCCGCCGGTGCTGGGCAAGCAGGTGGCCAATCCGCAGGTGGTGCAAACCGTGGTGCACATGCTGGAGAGTGATGTGCTGCCGGGCGGCACCGGCGTGAGAGCCGCGGTGCCGGGATATCGTCTGGCGACCAAAACCGGTACGGCGGAGAAGATGGGCTCCAGCGGTAAGTACGATGGCGGCTACATCAACTATACCGCCGGCATCGCGCCGGCCAGCCATCCGGAAGTGGCGCTGGTGGTGATGATCAACCATCCCACCGCGGGCGATCACTTTGGTGGATCGGTGGCCGCCCCGATCTTCGGCAATATCATGGGCCCGGTGCTGAAGCACATGAATGTGGCACCGGATGCCATCTACAGTAAGCCGCCTTCAGATAAATCTCAGTGA
- a CDS encoding molybdopterin-dependent oxidoreductase: MKTRVPHLAHWGAFTAVTENDRLIGCEPFFADADPSPMLNTIPELVYSDKRIRQPMVRRSWLKSREHSDRTLRGREDFVAVDWDTALDLVAEENRRVRDRYGASGIFNGSYGWSSAGRVNHARTLIRRFYFQGGGGVDQQGNYSWGAAQFFLPYVIGTYMPLTGRVTDWPQVVEHADIFIAFGGLALKNAQVASGGAGQHSLKPALEQLSAKGTPIVNISPMRDDCPAFVNAEWIPIRPNTDVALMLALGYEITRRNGIDERFLASHCTGWPQLRGYLLGESDGIAKTPAWASAITGIPAARIALLAQQLIGKRSFITCSYSVQRAHRGEQPYWMMIALSSMLGQPGLPGGGFSFGHGSMNSVGNPRQDGPAPMMSTGPNPGNLSIPVARISDMLLNPGQPYHFQGETQHYPDIHLVHWAGGNPFHHHQQLNRLVEGWQRPDTVIVQDIVWTPAAQMADIVLPATTTLERNDIGGSSRDRFVLAMHQAIKPQHQARNDFDIFADIADRLGYRDVFTEGRSEMQWIEHLYQQCATAHARRDIHFPEFGEFWQRGYVEIPEGGKPYVFMDDFRVDPQSHPIQTASGKIELFSQTIADYQLEDFAGHPEWREPQEWLGAPLSAQFPLHMISIQPSDRLHSQMDATASVQANKTAGHETLYMHPQDAAARAIADGDEIEVSNARGRMLAGVRLTDGLTPGVVIIATGAWFDPGFGRAWQPWDRAGNPNVLTLDIGTSSLTQGPNAMSCLVEIKKHRICTNG, encoded by the coding sequence ATGAAAACTCGCGTGCCGCATCTGGCGCACTGGGGCGCCTTCACCGCCGTCACTGAAAACGATCGCCTGATTGGCTGCGAACCATTTTTTGCTGATGCCGATCCGTCGCCGATGCTTAACACCATCCCTGAACTGGTCTATTCGGATAAGCGTATCCGCCAGCCGATGGTGCGCCGTTCCTGGCTTAAGTCACGCGAGCACAGCGATCGCACCTTACGTGGCCGTGAAGATTTTGTGGCGGTGGATTGGGATACCGCGCTGGATTTGGTGGCGGAAGAGAATCGCCGCGTGCGCGATCGCTACGGCGCATCGGGCATTTTCAATGGCTCTTACGGCTGGTCATCGGCGGGACGCGTCAACCACGCGCGCACGCTGATTCGCCGCTTCTATTTTCAGGGCGGCGGCGGGGTGGATCAGCAAGGTAACTACAGCTGGGGCGCAGCGCAGTTCTTCCTGCCGTATGTGATTGGCACCTATATGCCGCTGACTGGCCGCGTGACTGACTGGCCGCAAGTGGTGGAACACGCCGACATCTTTATCGCCTTTGGTGGTCTGGCGCTGAAAAACGCCCAGGTGGCATCCGGCGGTGCCGGGCAGCACAGCCTGAAACCGGCGCTGGAACAGCTCAGCGCCAAAGGCACGCCGATCGTTAACATCAGCCCGATGCGCGATGATTGCCCGGCGTTCGTCAATGCCGAGTGGATTCCGATTCGCCCCAACACCGATGTCGCGCTGATGCTGGCGCTCGGATATGAAATAACGCGCCGCAACGGCATTGATGAACGCTTCCTCGCCAGCCACTGCACCGGCTGGCCGCAGCTGCGCGGCTATTTGCTGGGCGAGAGCGATGGCATTGCTAAAACGCCTGCGTGGGCGAGTGCGATCACCGGCATTCCGGCGGCGCGCATTGCCCTGCTGGCGCAGCAGCTCATTGGCAAACGTAGCTTTATTACCTGTTCCTATTCGGTGCAGCGCGCGCATCGCGGCGAGCAGCCGTACTGGATGATGATTGCGCTGTCATCAATGCTCGGCCAGCCAGGCTTGCCGGGGGGCGGCTTCTCGTTTGGTCACGGTTCGATGAATAGCGTCGGCAATCCGCGTCAGGATGGCCCGGCACCGATGATGAGCACCGGGCCGAATCCGGGCAATCTGTCGATTCCGGTGGCGCGCATCAGCGACATGCTGCTCAATCCGGGCCAGCCCTATCATTTTCAGGGGGAAACCCAGCACTATCCGGATATCCATTTGGTGCACTGGGCGGGCGGCAATCCGTTCCATCATCATCAGCAGCTCAATCGTCTGGTGGAAGGCTGGCAGCGCCCGGACACCGTGATTGTGCAGGATATTGTCTGGACGCCGGCGGCCCAGATGGCGGATATCGTGTTGCCCGCCACCACGACGCTGGAGCGCAACGACATTGGCGGCTCATCGCGCGATCGCTTCGTGCTGGCGATGCATCAGGCGATCAAGCCGCAGCATCAGGCGCGTAACGATTTCGATATCTTCGCCGATATTGCCGATCGCCTCGGCTATCGCGATGTTTTCACCGAAGGCCGTAGCGAGATGCAGTGGATTGAACATCTGTATCAGCAGTGCGCCACCGCGCATGCGCGCAGAGATATTCATTTCCCAGAGTTTGGTGAGTTTTGGCAGCGCGGGTATGTCGAGATCCCGGAAGGCGGCAAGCCTTACGTATTTATGGATGATTTTCGTGTTGATCCGCAAAGTCACCCGATTCAAACCGCCAGCGGCAAGATCGAACTGTTTAGCCAAACCATCGCGGACTATCAGCTGGAAGATTTCGCCGGCCATCCCGAATGGCGCGAGCCGCAAGAGTGGCTGGGCGCGCCGCTCAGCGCGCAGTTCCCGCTGCATATGATCTCCATTCAACCGTCGGATCGTTTGCACAGCCAGATGGATGCGACCGCCAGCGTACAAGCCAATAAAACCGCCGGACATGAAACCTTGTATATGCATCCGCAGGATGCCGCCGCGCGCGCGATTGCGGATGGCGATGAGATTGAGGTGAGCAACGCGCGGGGCCGCATGCTGGCTGGCGTACGCCTTACCGATGGTTTAACGCCGGGTGTGGTGATCATCGCCACCGGCGCGTGGTTCGATCCCGGATTTGGTCGCGCGTGGCAGCCGTGGGATCGTGCCGGCAACCCCAATGTGTTGACGCTGGATATCGGCACCTCGTCGCTGACGCAGGGGCCAAACGCCATGAGTTGCCTGGTAGAAATCAAAAAACATCGGATTTGCACAAACGGTTAA
- a CDS encoding LysR family transcriptional regulator yields MAKINWRHIEIFHAVMTSGNLTQAATLLRTSQPTVSRELARLEQQLGLQLFERVRGRLQPTVQGLRLYEEVQRSWYGLDRIMDAAEGLREFRQGELSIACLPVFSQSLLPPLLQPFLQRYPQVSLNIIPQESPLLEEWLSAQRYDLGLTETQHAPAGTERLPLLTCDEVCVLPPQHPLCQRAVLTPQDFHGENYVSLSRSDSYRQLLDSLFHEQEVDRRLVLETHSAASVCAMVRAGVGISIVNPLTALDYAASGVVMRRFSITVPFTVSLVRPQHRPASALVDHFCDHLQQQVAAFPQRIAEQLA; encoded by the coding sequence ATGGCAAAAATTAACTGGCGACATATCGAAATTTTTCACGCGGTGATGACCAGCGGCAACCTGACGCAGGCGGCGACGCTGCTGCGCACCTCGCAGCCGACGGTAAGCCGCGAGCTGGCGCGGCTGGAGCAGCAGCTCGGCCTGCAGCTGTTTGAGCGGGTGCGCGGACGCCTGCAGCCGACGGTGCAAGGCCTGCGGCTATACGAAGAGGTGCAGCGCTCGTGGTACGGTCTCGATCGCATCATGGATGCCGCCGAAGGATTACGTGAGTTTCGCCAGGGCGAACTGTCTATTGCCTGTTTGCCGGTATTTTCGCAGTCGCTGCTGCCGCCGCTGCTGCAACCTTTTTTGCAGCGCTATCCACAGGTTAGCCTGAATATCATTCCGCAGGAGTCGCCGCTGCTGGAAGAGTGGCTATCGGCGCAGCGCTACGATCTCGGTCTGACCGAAACCCAGCATGCACCTGCCGGCACCGAGCGCCTGCCGCTGCTGACCTGTGATGAAGTGTGCGTGCTGCCGCCGCAGCATCCGCTGTGCCAGCGCGCGGTGCTGACGCCGCAGGATTTCCATGGCGAGAATTACGTCAGCCTGTCGCGCAGCGATAGCTATCGCCAGCTATTGGATTCGCTGTTTCATGAGCAGGAGGTGGATCGTCGATTGGTGCTGGAGACGCACAGTGCGGCGTCGGTATGCGCGATGGTGCGCGCGGGCGTGGGGATTTCGATTGTGAATCCGCTGACGGCACTTGATTACGCCGCCAGCGGAGTGGTGATGCGCCGCTTCAGTATCACCGTACCGTTTACCGTCAGCCTGGTGCGGCCACAGCATCGACCGGCTTCGGCGCTGGTCGATCACTTCTGCGACCACCTGCAACAGCAGGTAGCCGCGTTTCCACAACGTATTGCCGAGCAATTAGCTTAA
- the galR gene encoding HTH-type transcriptional regulator GalR produces MATIKDVARMAGVSVATVSRVINNSPKASESSRLAVTQAMEQLQYHPNANARALAQQSTETLGLVVGDVSDPFFGAMVKAVDEVAGQTGNFLLIGNGYHNEQKERQAIEQLMRHRCAALVVHAKKIPDDDLEMLMKQVPGMVLLNRLLKGFENRCIALDDRYGAWLATRHLIQQGHTQIAFICSTHTISDAEDRLQGYYDALKEHGLPCNDRLVAWGEPDEVGGEQAMTELMGRGKQFTAVACYNDSMAAGALAVLSDNGIRVPEEMSLIGFDDVLVSRYVRPRLTTVRYPIVTMAQQAAQLALALANGSEMPEVTNMFSPTLVRRHSVSGPG; encoded by the coding sequence ATGGCTACCATTAAGGATGTTGCCCGCATGGCGGGGGTTTCGGTCGCAACCGTCTCTCGCGTCATCAATAATTCGCCCAAAGCCAGCGAGAGCTCTCGCCTCGCCGTGACGCAGGCAATGGAGCAGTTGCAGTATCACCCGAACGCCAATGCGCGCGCCCTGGCGCAACAATCCACTGAAACCCTGGGTTTGGTGGTGGGCGATGTGTCCGATCCGTTTTTTGGCGCGATGGTCAAAGCGGTGGATGAAGTCGCAGGGCAGACCGGCAACTTTTTGCTGATTGGTAACGGTTACCATAATGAGCAAAAAGAGCGTCAGGCGATTGAGCAGCTCATGCGTCATCGCTGCGCCGCGCTGGTGGTGCACGCCAAGAAAATTCCCGACGACGATTTAGAGATGCTGATGAAGCAGGTGCCGGGCATGGTGCTGCTGAATCGCTTGCTAAAAGGCTTTGAGAATCGCTGCATCGCGCTGGATGACCGCTACGGCGCGTGGCTGGCAACCCGTCATCTGATTCAGCAGGGCCACACGCAAATCGCCTTTATCTGTTCCACCCACACCATTTCCGATGCCGAAGATCGCCTGCAGGGCTATTACGATGCGCTGAAAGAGCACGGGTTGCCGTGTAACGATCGTTTAGTGGCGTGGGGCGAACCGGACGAAGTGGGCGGCGAACAGGCCATGACGGAGTTGATGGGGCGCGGCAAGCAATTCACCGCGGTGGCCTGCTATAACGATTCGATGGCGGCCGGTGCGCTGGCGGTGCTGAGCGATAACGGCATCCGCGTGCCGGAAGAGATGTCGCTGATTGGCTTCGATGATGTGCTGGTGTCGCGCTATGTGCGTCCGCGATTGACCACGGTGCGCTATCCGATAGTGACCATGGCGCAACAGGCGGCGCAGCTGGCGCTGGCGTTAGCCAATGGCAGCGAGATGCCGGAAGTCACCAATATGTTTAGCCCAACGCTGGTGAGACGGCATTCGGTGAGTGGACCGGGTTAA
- a CDS encoding amino acid ABC transporter permease → MDWQAIITSLPSLADGLVATLQLCLVAALCSLLWGALLAVLLMRASPFWLRLLNLYCGLTLALPLLVVIYLLYFVLPEYDITLSSPVVGVLALTLYYAPYIAQVVRSAIDALPKGQWEACRVLGLSRREQLRDVVLPQTLPQMLSPLVGLMIGLIKDSALLSIVSVQEFMYAAKQAISDTYAPLEIYLTVALCYWLLNSAIDWLARGLESRMTRYRRAMQH, encoded by the coding sequence ATGGATTGGCAGGCAATTATCACTTCCTTGCCGTCGCTCGCTGACGGCCTGGTGGCTACCCTGCAGCTCTGTTTAGTGGCGGCACTTTGTTCGCTGCTGTGGGGCGCGCTGCTGGCCGTACTGCTGATGCGCGCCTCGCCGTTTTGGCTGCGTCTGCTCAATCTGTACTGCGGGCTAACCCTCGCGCTGCCGCTGCTGGTGGTGATCTATCTGCTCTACTTCGTGCTGCCGGAATATGACATCACGCTGTCGTCGCCGGTAGTGGGTGTGCTGGCGCTAACGCTCTACTACGCGCCCTACATTGCGCAGGTGGTTCGCTCGGCGATTGATGCGCTGCCGAAAGGGCAGTGGGAAGCGTGCCGCGTGTTGGGCTTAAGCCGCCGCGAGCAGCTGCGCGATGTGGTGCTGCCGCAAACCCTGCCGCAGATGCTGTCGCCGTTGGTCGGGCTGATGATCGGATTGATTAAAGACTCGGCGCTGCTATCGATTGTCTCGGTGCAGGAGTTTATGTACGCCGCCAAACAGGCGATTTCGGATACCTACGCGCCGCTGGAGATCTATCTCACCGTGGCGCTCTGTTACTGGCTGCTCAACAGCGCGATCGACTGGCTGGCGCGCGGCCTTGAATCCCGCATGACGCGCTATCGTCGCGCCATGCAGCATTAA
- a CDS encoding MFS transporter, with protein MPVALLALALSAFAIGTTEFVIMGLLPDVAGDLQVSIPSAGWLISGYALGVAIGAPIMALLTAKLPRKKTLILLMIIFIIGNVLCALAYTYNLLMLARVVTALCHGAFFGIGAVVAASLVAPSRQASAVALMFTGLTLANVLGVPLGTWFGQMFGWRATFWGVAIIGIFAFIALIVSLPNNKEEKPVHLASEISALANGKLWLSLLMTVFFAAAMFALFSYIAPLLLQVTGISDRGVSWTLFLIGAGLTVGNILGGKLADWKVSFSLILSFVLIAVFSLLFSWTSHALWLAEITLFLWAMATFATVPGLQINVVRHGKDAPNLVSTLNISAFNVGNALGAWVGGAVIEKGYGLTSVPVAAAALAAIGLVICLVTFRKSGGQGEAVNA; from the coding sequence ATGCCTGTTGCATTACTGGCGCTGGCGCTGAGTGCGTTCGCCATCGGCACCACGGAATTTGTCATCATGGGATTACTGCCGGATGTGGCGGGCGATCTTCAGGTGTCGATTCCCTCTGCGGGATGGTTGATCAGCGGTTACGCGCTGGGCGTGGCCATTGGTGCGCCGATCATGGCGCTGCTGACCGCTAAACTGCCGCGGAAGAAGACGCTGATTCTACTGATGATCATCTTCATCATCGGTAACGTGCTCTGTGCGTTGGCCTACACTTATAACCTGCTGATGCTGGCGCGTGTGGTGACAGCGCTGTGTCACGGCGCCTTCTTCGGCATTGGCGCGGTGGTGGCCGCCAGCCTGGTGGCACCGAGTCGTCAGGCTTCTGCCGTGGCGCTGATGTTCACCGGCCTGACGTTGGCCAACGTGCTCGGCGTGCCGTTGGGTACCTGGTTCGGTCAGATGTTTGGCTGGCGTGCCACCTTCTGGGGCGTGGCGATTATCGGCATCTTCGCCTTTATCGCGCTGATTGTTAGCCTGCCGAACAACAAAGAAGAGAAGCCGGTGCACCTGGCGAGTGAAATCAGCGCGCTGGCGAATGGCAAACTGTGGCTATCGCTGCTGATGACGGTGTTCTTCGCGGCGGCGATGTTTGCGCTGTTCAGCTATATCGCTCCGCTGTTGCTGCAGGTGACCGGGATTAGCGATCGTGGCGTCAGCTGGACGCTGTTCCTGATCGGCGCTGGTTTAACGGTCGGCAACATCCTCGGCGGTAAGCTGGCCGACTGGAAAGTGTCGTTCAGCCTGATCCTCAGCTTTGTACTGATTGCGGTATTCTCGCTGCTGTTCAGCTGGACCAGCCATGCGCTGTGGCTGGCGGAAATTACGTTGTTCCTGTGGGCAATGGCGACCTTTGCTACCGTGCCGGGTCTGCAGATTAACGTGGTGCGCCACGGTAAAGATGCGCCAAACCTGGTTTCCACGCTCAACATCTCCGCCTTCAACGTCGGTAACGCGCTTGGCGCATGGGTCGGTGGTGCGGTGATCGAGAAAGGTTACGGCCTGACGTCGGTGCCGGTTGCGGCGGCGGCGCTGGCGGCTATCGGATTGGTGATCTGCCTCGTCACCTTCCGCAAATCGGGCGGGCAGGGCGAAGCAGTCAACGCTTAA